A genomic stretch from Vicia villosa cultivar HV-30 ecotype Madison, WI unplaced genomic scaffold, Vvil1.0 ctg.001462F_1_1, whole genome shotgun sequence includes:
- the LOC131635276 gene encoding uncharacterized protein LOC131635276, translating to MIYGIVLFPSRENFVSLAAICVFMNKNPVPTLLADAYFSIHSRSKKGGYVVDSCLPLLYQWFMLHLPVRGPFVLKKSSLKWSDRIVNLTSYDIRWNYCVGKIWNIITSCGQYPNVPLMGTRGCISYNPTLAYRQLGYAMERAQNDVEAFELVYFADGKDPLELEKISYAWTKVHRRDQTTLSKKVPIVMGPYRKWVEARVANLLLPFAKSCPLYEQPPVVLSDTVAAELYIQAEADNIKLKAKDNEVGLERYFQDHEKAELARKVKHAQGEGSNMTRAQRRSHDLMEESLYRKQQECAKLRRSKNNSKRKVPDSEKQLIEEKAKSARLEEELASLRAQQRGDGEAHSFIRRS from the coding sequence ATGATCTATGGTATTGTCTTATTCCCCTCAAGAGAGAACTTTGTGAGTTTGGCGGCGATTTGTGTCTTTATGAACAAAAACCCCGTGCCAACGTTGCTTGCAGATGCTTATTTTTCGATCCATTCGAGAAGTAAGAAGGGAGGATATGTTGTTGATTCTTGTCTTCCATTGTTGTATCAGTGGTTCATGTTGCATTTGCCGGTGAGAGGACCTTttgtgctcaagaagagttctcttAAGTGGTCAGATAGGATTGTTAACCTCACATCTTATGACATCAGGTGGAACTATTGTGTGGGGAAGATTTGGAACATCATCACTAGTTGCGGTCAATATCCCAACGTTCCTCTCATGGGAACCAGAGGTTGTATTAGTTATAATCCCACGCTCGCCTATCGTCAATTGGGATATGCAATGGAAAGGGCTcagaatgatgtagaagcgtttgAATTAGTGTACTTTGCTGATGGTAAAGATCCTCTGGAGCTAGAGAAGATATCGTATGCTTGGACTAAAGTCCATAGAAGGGATCAGACTACTTTGAGCAAGAAGGTTCCTATTGTTATGGGTCCTTACAGGAAATGGGTTGAGGCAAGAGTGGCAAATCTGTTGCTGCCATTTGCGAAGTCATGTCCATTGTATGAGCAACCTCCCGTGGTTTTATCTGATACAGTTGCGGCTGAACTCTATATTCAAGCCGAAGCGGACAACATCAAACTAAAAGCAAAGGACAATGAGGTTGGCTTGGAGAGGTATTTTCAAGATCACGAAAAGGCGGAATTAGCTCGTAAGGTCAAGCATGCGCAAGGTGAAGGTTCAAACATGACACGTGCCCAAAGGCGATCTCATGACTTGATGGAAGAAAGCTTGTACCGAAAACAGCAGGAATGTGCGAAGTTGCGAAGGTCCAAAAACAATAGCAAGAGAAAGGTGCCAGATTCGGAAAAGCAATTGATCGAAGAGAAGGCCAAGTCGGCTCGACTTGAAGAAGAGCTCGCAAGCCTCCGAGCCCAACAAAGAGGAGATGGGGAGGCTCATTCTTTTATCAGACGGTCCTAG